One Panicum virgatum strain AP13 chromosome 9K, P.virgatum_v5, whole genome shotgun sequence genomic region harbors:
- the LOC120649003 gene encoding COP1-interacting protein 7-like isoform X7, with the protein MVYQGNSGEIIRVVICMVGLGRFVRFVSTPEVLERVTTIESEILQIEDAISVQVNESLGLRSATVEDRNGKLVDCMEGNKTGFDPDADMALVPYKASTQPTLPVQNNGGTQEENSKAQLLRVLETRRTVLRKEQAMAFARAVAAGFDTDNLVYLITFAERFGASRLMKACTQFIGLWKQKHETGQWIEVEPEAMSARSEFPPFNPSGIMFMGDSMKQTMETMSVSNGDASEDASKADQRTTQHSGAPHEFFHGPYQSAYPPWAMHPPYSMQGMPYYPGMNPYYPPPYPPIDDTRYRHSERRVSKKYSSDSKDSETSDDESDQSGSERDISYGHRSHNKNKRTGKKPSVVVIRNINVTSKRHGSSEIESQIGSDVASEDSDDLNTKSRKKKNKSSSSKKKDARKIILESVDDYNKDEMSYGQDGDQGNWNVFQSFLLRADERTRDNDAELFTTENKPPPARKESTSIDDSILLTEQDSAGANERNTAGFNIENGRTRPHQMLSGDELMMSRQGSGVASDGIKEIEGGDARYRRGASDDFMIYGQEKSTDRGSCLDPLAEAQYKNPTLVEKNAHSMADESFMIPLRFTSDDNLGPESHTAIDIDVELPSTVQKISDAKAGGQLFYEPDELMPERVCENISFGYDPAMDYNEMQSQPASMVEDSPVEEAALTNADEVKKPEKDKRIRSSQESSDKRRKDASVRRLSSSKGPMTDAQKRAQNLRLYKADLQKAKKEQEEEQMKRLERLKLERQKRIAARSSTSSASTTLQQPKVKPSFKVSPSTYKSSKFSDAEPASSSPLRKVPAKTTPGTDPHPQKTAKASKLIGNTNAVSKSTPSLTDMKEKSGKAESSSERLKKLAEPKTSSFTDHPSNLKSASVDHPRRRSMPQDTQRKKISAIMQLDQSKSATLPELKVKSPQAPAVVNNAIATKEKKVVSHGGKAPTTETAGVKKINGNISRMNSSDDSVVVEKTVVMLENEVVSTPPVTLHSGRNSAKETSSDDRTEKPSPELDYTAIRGPPSPHILPDAESPVTNGPDDQGNSYEVVTECRKDEPERPSLAAVEKPYQAPFARVTSLENASDYSPLPVQESKLLVPSHSIKARVPEPVHSSVDCNEVNEKPRSKEPKGFRKLLKFGRKSHTSALAEGAMDSDASSIDESPAGDGSMLKNLISQEDSGASSKASRSFSLLSPFRSKHKVIVL; encoded by the exons ATGGTTTACCAGGGGAACAGTGGAGAG attATCAGGGTGGTGATTTGCATGGTTGGCCTTGGCAGATTTGTTCGTTTTGTCAGTACACCGGAGGTCCTGGAGCGAGTCACAACAATAGAGTCCGAAATATTGCAGATTGAAGATGCCATTTCCGTCCAGGTCAATGAAAGCCTTGGTTTGAGATCTGCAACT GTGGAAGACCGAAATGGGAAATTGGTGGACTGCATGGAAG GTAATAAGACAGGCTTTGATCCTGATGCAGATATGGCACTTGTTCCATATAAG GCTAGCACACAGCCAACTCTACCAGTGCAGAATAATGGTGGCACTCAGGAGGAGAATTCAAA agCTCAACTGCTTAGAGTGTTAGAGACGCGCAGAACAGTATTACGTAAAGAGCAGGCTATGGCATTTGCACGGGCTGTAGCAGCAGGGTTTGATACTGACAACTTGGTGTATTTGATCACATTTGCAGAGCGTTTTGGTGCTTCTCGCTTGAT GAAGGCATGTACACAATTCATTGGGCTGTGGAAGCAAAAGCATGAAACTGGACAATGGATTGAGGTTGAACCTGAAGCAATGTCTGCACGCTCCGAATTTCCTCCTTTTAATCCTTCTGGCATAATGTTTATGGGGGACAGCATGAAGCAAACTATGGAAACAATGTCTGTTTCCAATGGAGATGCAAGCGAAGATGCTTCTAAAGCAG ATCAGAGGACAACTCAGCATTCTGGAGCTCCCCATGAGTTCTTCCATGGTCCATATCAGTCAGCATATCCACCGTGGGCTATGCATCCGCCTTACTCTATGCAAGGCATGCCTTACTATCCTGGAATGAACCCATATTACCCTCCCCCCTACCCCCCAATCGATGATACCAGGTACCGCCACTCAGAAAGGAGAGTATCAAAGAAATACTCCTCAGATAGCAAGGACTCAGAAACTTCAGATGACGAAAGTGACCAGAGCGGTTCAGAGAGGGATATTTCTTATGGTCACAGGTCCCATAACAAGAATAAAAGGACAGGCAAGAAGCCCAGTGTGGTTGTCATACGGAACATAAATGTAACATCGAAAAGGCATGGATCATCAGAGATTGAATCACAAATAGGTTCAGATGTAGCATCTGAGGACAGTGATGATCTGAACACCAAGTCcagaaagaaaaagaataagagcTCAAGTTCAAAGAAGAAAGATGCTAGAAAGATCATTCTTGAGTCTGTTGATGATTATAATAAGGATGAAATGTCGTATGGGCAAGATGGAGATCAAGGGAACTGGAATGTCTTCCAAAGTTTCCTGCTAAGAGCTGATGAGAGGACAAGAGATAATGATGCTGAACTATTCACCACTGAAAACAAACCACCCCCAGCAAGGAAGGAGAGCACAAGCATTGATGATTCTATTCTCTTGACAGAGCAAGATTCTGCTGGTGCCAATGAACGTAATACAGCAGGTTTCAACATAGAAAATGGGAGGACTAGGCCGCATCAGATGCTGTCTGGTGATGAGCTTATGATGTCTAGGCAAGGTAGTGGTGTTGCTAGTGATGGCATAAAGGAGATTGAAGGTGGAGATGCAAGATACAGGAGAGGAGCAAGTGATGACTTCATGATATATGGGCAAGAAAAGTCAACAGACAGAGGGAGTTGTTTAGACCCTCTTGCGGAAGCACAGTACAAGAACCCCACACTGGTGGAAAAAAATGCGCACAGCATGGCAGATGAGTCCTTCATGATACCTCTTAGGTTCACCTCAGATGATAATCTTGGACCAGAAAGTCATACTGCCATTGACATAGATGTTGAGCTTCCCTCAACTGTTCAGAAGATATCAGATGCTAAAGCTGGTGGTCAGCTTTTCTATGAGCCAGATGAGTTGATGCCAGAGCGTGTATGCGAAAACATTTCCTTTGGATATGATCCAGCAATGGATTATAATGAGATGCAGAGCCAACCTGCTTCCATGGTTGAAGATTCACCTGTGGAAGAGGCAGCGTTGACCAATGCTGATGAAGTAAAGAAGCCAGAGAAAGATAAGAGGATAAGAAGTTCACAGGAGAGTTCGGATAAACGAAGGAAAGATGCTTCAGTGAGGAGATTATCATCGTCAAAGGGCCCAATGACTGATGCACAGAAGCGTGCACAAAACTTGCGATTATATAAAGCGGATCTTCAAAAGGCAAAGAAAGAGCAG GAAGAGGAACAGATGAAACGGCTAGAGAGGCTTAAGCTGGAGAGGCAAAAGAGAATTGCGGCAAGAAGTAGCACTTCCAGTGCATCAACCACACTGCAGCAACCCAAAGTGAAACCTTCTTTCAAGGTTTCTCCTAGTACCTACAAGAGCTCAAAGTTCAGTGATGCAGAACCTGCATCCTCTTCACCTCTCAGAAAAGTTCCTGCCAAAACTACCCCAGGAACTGATCCCCATCCCCAAAAAACAGCAAAAGCAAGCAAACTAATTGGTAATACAAATGCAGTTAGTAAATCAACCCCATCATTGACAGATATGAAGGAGAAAAGTGGGAAAGCCGAATCATCCAGTGAGCGATTGAAAAAACTTGCTGAACCTAAAACCAGCAGTTTTACTGACCATCCTTCGAATCTCAAGTCAGCAAGCGTGGACCACCCACGGAGAAGAAGCATGCCACAGGATACCCAAAGAAAGAAAATTTCAGCTATAATGCAACTTGACCAGAGTAAATCAGCAACACTACCAGAACTGAAAGTCAAATCCCCACAAGCTCCTGCTGTTGTGAATAATGCAATAGCTACGAAAGAAAAGAAAGTGGTTTCACATGGAGGTAAAGCTCCTACAACAGAAACTGCTGGTGTAAAGAAAATTAATGGTAACATTTCAAGGATGAACAGCAGTGATGACAGTGTGGTGGTTGAGAAAACTGTTGTGATGCTTGAAAATGAGGTGGTTTCAACACCTCCAGTCACTCTACATTCTGGAAGAAATTCAGCAAAGGAAACTTCTAGTGATGACAGGACAGAGAAGCCCAGTCCAGAATTGGATTATACTGCCATCAGAGgtccaccttctccacataTTCTTCCGGATGCTGAGAGCCCTGTCACCAATGGACCTGATGACCAGGGGAACTCATACGAG GTGGTGACTGAGTGTCGAAAGGATGAACCTGAGAGGCCATCCTTGGCTGCCGTGGAGAAACCCTACCAGGCCCCTTTTGCTAGGGTGACATCGCTGGAGAATGCTTCAGACTACAGTCCATTGCCTGTGCAAGAATCAAAATTGCTTGTGCCTTCACATAGCATTAAGGCTCGAGTACCTGAGCCTGTGCACTCTTCAGTTGACTGCAATGAGGTAAATGAAAAACCTCGAAGCAAAGAGCCAAAAGGATTTAGGAAACTTTTGAAATTTGGCAGGAAAAGCCACACTTCAGCCTTGGCAGAGGGTGCAATGGATTCCGATGCGTCATCAATTGATGAATCCCCGGCGGGAGACG GGTCGATGCTGAAGAATCTCATTTCACAAGAGGACTCTGGTGCTTCTTCTAAAG CTTCTCGGTCGTTTTCCCTGCTGTCACCATTCCGCAGCAAGCATAAGGTGATTGTACTGTGA
- the LOC120649003 gene encoding COP1-interacting protein 7-like isoform X9, with amino-acid sequence MALVPYKASTQPTLPVQNNGGTQEENSKAQLLRVLETRRTVLRKEQAMAFARAVAAGFDTDNLVYLITFAERFGASRLMKACTQFIGLWKQKHETGQWIEVEPEAMSARSEFPPFNPSGIMFMGDSMKQTMETMSVSNGDASEDASKADQRTTQHSGAPHEFFHGPYQSAYPPWAMHPPYSMQGMPYYPGMNPYYPPPYPPIDDTRYRHSERRVSKKYSSDSKDSETSDDESDQSGSERDISYGHRSHNKNKRTGKKPSVVVIRNINVTSKRHGSSEIESQIGSDVASEDSDDLNTKSRKKKNKSSSSKKKDARKIILESVDDYNKDEMSYGQDGDQGNWNVFQSFLLRADERTRDNDAELFTTENKPPPARKESTSIDDSILLTEQDSAGANERNTAGFNIENGRTRPHQMLSGDELMMSRQGSGVASDGIKEIEGGDARYRRGASDDFMIYGQEKSTDRGSCLDPLAEAQYKNPTLVEKNAHSMADESFMIPLRFTSDDNLGPESHTAIDIDVELPSTVQKISDAKAGGQLFYEPDELMPERVCENISFGYDPAMDYNEMQSQPASMVEDSPVEEAALTNADEVKKPEKDKRIRSSQESSDKRRKDASVRRLSSSKGPMTDAQKRAQNLRLYKADLQKAKKEQVEEEQMKRLERLKLERQKRIAARSSTSSASTTLQQPKVKPSFKVSPSTYKSSKFSDAEPASSSPLRKVPAKTTPGTDPHPQKTAKASKLIGNTNAVSKSTPSLTDMKEKSGKAESSSERLKKLAEPKTSSFTDHPSNLKSASVDHPRRRSMPQDTQRKKISAIMQLDQSKSATLPELKVKSPQAPAVVNNAIATKEKKVVSHGGKAPTTETAGVKKINGNISRMNSSDDSVVVEKTVVMLENEVVSTPPVTLHSGRNSAKETSSDDRTEKPSPELDYTAIRGPPSPHILPDAESPVTNGPDDQGNSYEVVTECRKDEPERPSLAAVEKPYQAPFARVTSLENASDYSPLPVQESKLLVPSHSIKARVPEPVHSSVDCNEVNEKPRSKEPKGFRKLLKFGRKSHTSALAEGAMDSDASSIDESPAGDGSMLKNLISQEDSGASSKASRSFSLLSPFRSKHKVIVL; translated from the exons ATGGCACTTGTTCCATATAAG GCTAGCACACAGCCAACTCTACCAGTGCAGAATAATGGTGGCACTCAGGAGGAGAATTCAAA agCTCAACTGCTTAGAGTGTTAGAGACGCGCAGAACAGTATTACGTAAAGAGCAGGCTATGGCATTTGCACGGGCTGTAGCAGCAGGGTTTGATACTGACAACTTGGTGTATTTGATCACATTTGCAGAGCGTTTTGGTGCTTCTCGCTTGAT GAAGGCATGTACACAATTCATTGGGCTGTGGAAGCAAAAGCATGAAACTGGACAATGGATTGAGGTTGAACCTGAAGCAATGTCTGCACGCTCCGAATTTCCTCCTTTTAATCCTTCTGGCATAATGTTTATGGGGGACAGCATGAAGCAAACTATGGAAACAATGTCTGTTTCCAATGGAGATGCAAGCGAAGATGCTTCTAAAGCAG ATCAGAGGACAACTCAGCATTCTGGAGCTCCCCATGAGTTCTTCCATGGTCCATATCAGTCAGCATATCCACCGTGGGCTATGCATCCGCCTTACTCTATGCAAGGCATGCCTTACTATCCTGGAATGAACCCATATTACCCTCCCCCCTACCCCCCAATCGATGATACCAGGTACCGCCACTCAGAAAGGAGAGTATCAAAGAAATACTCCTCAGATAGCAAGGACTCAGAAACTTCAGATGACGAAAGTGACCAGAGCGGTTCAGAGAGGGATATTTCTTATGGTCACAGGTCCCATAACAAGAATAAAAGGACAGGCAAGAAGCCCAGTGTGGTTGTCATACGGAACATAAATGTAACATCGAAAAGGCATGGATCATCAGAGATTGAATCACAAATAGGTTCAGATGTAGCATCTGAGGACAGTGATGATCTGAACACCAAGTCcagaaagaaaaagaataagagcTCAAGTTCAAAGAAGAAAGATGCTAGAAAGATCATTCTTGAGTCTGTTGATGATTATAATAAGGATGAAATGTCGTATGGGCAAGATGGAGATCAAGGGAACTGGAATGTCTTCCAAAGTTTCCTGCTAAGAGCTGATGAGAGGACAAGAGATAATGATGCTGAACTATTCACCACTGAAAACAAACCACCCCCAGCAAGGAAGGAGAGCACAAGCATTGATGATTCTATTCTCTTGACAGAGCAAGATTCTGCTGGTGCCAATGAACGTAATACAGCAGGTTTCAACATAGAAAATGGGAGGACTAGGCCGCATCAGATGCTGTCTGGTGATGAGCTTATGATGTCTAGGCAAGGTAGTGGTGTTGCTAGTGATGGCATAAAGGAGATTGAAGGTGGAGATGCAAGATACAGGAGAGGAGCAAGTGATGACTTCATGATATATGGGCAAGAAAAGTCAACAGACAGAGGGAGTTGTTTAGACCCTCTTGCGGAAGCACAGTACAAGAACCCCACACTGGTGGAAAAAAATGCGCACAGCATGGCAGATGAGTCCTTCATGATACCTCTTAGGTTCACCTCAGATGATAATCTTGGACCAGAAAGTCATACTGCCATTGACATAGATGTTGAGCTTCCCTCAACTGTTCAGAAGATATCAGATGCTAAAGCTGGTGGTCAGCTTTTCTATGAGCCAGATGAGTTGATGCCAGAGCGTGTATGCGAAAACATTTCCTTTGGATATGATCCAGCAATGGATTATAATGAGATGCAGAGCCAACCTGCTTCCATGGTTGAAGATTCACCTGTGGAAGAGGCAGCGTTGACCAATGCTGATGAAGTAAAGAAGCCAGAGAAAGATAAGAGGATAAGAAGTTCACAGGAGAGTTCGGATAAACGAAGGAAAGATGCTTCAGTGAGGAGATTATCATCGTCAAAGGGCCCAATGACTGATGCACAGAAGCGTGCACAAAACTTGCGATTATATAAAGCGGATCTTCAAAAGGCAAAGAAAGAGCAGGTA GAAGAGGAACAGATGAAACGGCTAGAGAGGCTTAAGCTGGAGAGGCAAAAGAGAATTGCGGCAAGAAGTAGCACTTCCAGTGCATCAACCACACTGCAGCAACCCAAAGTGAAACCTTCTTTCAAGGTTTCTCCTAGTACCTACAAGAGCTCAAAGTTCAGTGATGCAGAACCTGCATCCTCTTCACCTCTCAGAAAAGTTCCTGCCAAAACTACCCCAGGAACTGATCCCCATCCCCAAAAAACAGCAAAAGCAAGCAAACTAATTGGTAATACAAATGCAGTTAGTAAATCAACCCCATCATTGACAGATATGAAGGAGAAAAGTGGGAAAGCCGAATCATCCAGTGAGCGATTGAAAAAACTTGCTGAACCTAAAACCAGCAGTTTTACTGACCATCCTTCGAATCTCAAGTCAGCAAGCGTGGACCACCCACGGAGAAGAAGCATGCCACAGGATACCCAAAGAAAGAAAATTTCAGCTATAATGCAACTTGACCAGAGTAAATCAGCAACACTACCAGAACTGAAAGTCAAATCCCCACAAGCTCCTGCTGTTGTGAATAATGCAATAGCTACGAAAGAAAAGAAAGTGGTTTCACATGGAGGTAAAGCTCCTACAACAGAAACTGCTGGTGTAAAGAAAATTAATGGTAACATTTCAAGGATGAACAGCAGTGATGACAGTGTGGTGGTTGAGAAAACTGTTGTGATGCTTGAAAATGAGGTGGTTTCAACACCTCCAGTCACTCTACATTCTGGAAGAAATTCAGCAAAGGAAACTTCTAGTGATGACAGGACAGAGAAGCCCAGTCCAGAATTGGATTATACTGCCATCAGAGgtccaccttctccacataTTCTTCCGGATGCTGAGAGCCCTGTCACCAATGGACCTGATGACCAGGGGAACTCATACGAG GTGGTGACTGAGTGTCGAAAGGATGAACCTGAGAGGCCATCCTTGGCTGCCGTGGAGAAACCCTACCAGGCCCCTTTTGCTAGGGTGACATCGCTGGAGAATGCTTCAGACTACAGTCCATTGCCTGTGCAAGAATCAAAATTGCTTGTGCCTTCACATAGCATTAAGGCTCGAGTACCTGAGCCTGTGCACTCTTCAGTTGACTGCAATGAGGTAAATGAAAAACCTCGAAGCAAAGAGCCAAAAGGATTTAGGAAACTTTTGAAATTTGGCAGGAAAAGCCACACTTCAGCCTTGGCAGAGGGTGCAATGGATTCCGATGCGTCATCAATTGATGAATCCCCGGCGGGAGACG GGTCGATGCTGAAGAATCTCATTTCACAAGAGGACTCTGGTGCTTCTTCTAAAG CTTCTCGGTCGTTTTCCCTGCTGTCACCATTCCGCAGCAAGCATAAGGTGATTGTACTGTGA
- the LOC120649003 gene encoding COP1-interacting protein 7-like isoform X4, with translation MRPETRLQSAVFQLTPTRTRCDLVVVANGRKEKIASGLLNPFIAHLKVAQEQITKGGYSITLEPDPEIDASWFTRGTVERFVRFVSTPEVLERVTTIESEILQIEDAISVQVNESLGLRSATVEDRNGKLVDCMEGNKTGFDPDADMALVPYKASTQPTLPVQNNGGTQEENSKAQLLRVLETRRTVLRKEQAMAFARAVAAGFDTDNLVYLITFAERFGASRLMKACTQFIGLWKQKHETGQWIEVEPEAMSARSEFPPFNPSGIMFMGDSMKQTMETMSVSNGDASEDASKADQRTTQHSGAPHEFFHGPYQSAYPPWAMHPPYSMQGMPYYPGMNPYYPPPYPPIDDTRYRHSERRVSKKYSSDSKDSETSDDESDQSGSERDISYGHRSHNKNKRTGKKPSVVVIRNINVTSKRHGSSEIESQIGSDVASEDSDDLNTKSRKKKNKSSSSKKKDARKIILESVDDYNKDEMSYGQDGDQGNWNVFQSFLLRADERTRDNDAELFTTENKPPPARKESTSIDDSILLTEQDSAGANERNTAGFNIENGRTRPHQMLSGDELMMSRQGSGVASDGIKEIEGGDARYRRGASDDFMIYGQEKSTDRGSCLDPLAEAQYKNPTLVEKNAHSMADESFMIPLRFTSDDNLGPESHTAIDIDVELPSTVQKISDAKAGGQLFYEPDELMPERVCENISFGYDPAMDYNEMQSQPASMVEDSPVEEAALTNADEVKKPEKDKRIRSSQESSDKRRKDASVRRLSSSKGPMTDAQKRAQNLRLYKADLQKAKKEQEEEQMKRLERLKLERQKRIAARSSTSSASTTLQQPKVKPSFKVSPSTYKSSKFSDAEPASSSPLRKVPAKTTPGTDPHPQKTAKASKLIGNTNAVSKSTPSLTDMKEKSGKAESSSERLKKLAEPKTSSFTDHPSNLKSASVDHPRRRSMPQDTQRKKISAIMQLDQSKSATLPELKVKSPQAPAVVNNAIATKEKKVVSHGGKAPTTETAGVKKINGNISRMNSSDDSVVVEKTVVMLENEVVSTPPVTLHSGRNSAKETSSDDRTEKPSPELDYTAIRGPPSPHILPDAESPVTNGPDDQGNSYEVVTECRKDEPERPSLAAVEKPYQAPFARVTSLENASDYSPLPVQESKLLVPSHSIKARVPEPVHSSVDCNEVNEKPRSKEPKGFRKLLKFGRKSHTSALAEGAMDSDASSIDESPAGDGSMLKNLISQEDSGASSKASRSFSLLSPFRSKHKVIVL, from the exons ATGAGGCCGGAGACGCGGCTTCAATCGGCGGTGTTCCAGCTCACCCCGACCCGCACCAG GTGTGATTTAGTTGTGGTGGCGAATGGAAGGAAGGAAAAGATAGCCTCTGGTTTGCTGAACCCATTCATCGCTCATCTTAAGGTTGCACAAGAGCAGATTACCAAGGGAGGCTATTCCATCACACTTGAGCCAGATCCAGAGATTGATGCATCATGGTTTACCAGGGGAACAGTGGAGAG ATTTGTTCGTTTTGTCAGTACACCGGAGGTCCTGGAGCGAGTCACAACAATAGAGTCCGAAATATTGCAGATTGAAGATGCCATTTCCGTCCAGGTCAATGAAAGCCTTGGTTTGAGATCTGCAACT GTGGAAGACCGAAATGGGAAATTGGTGGACTGCATGGAAG GTAATAAGACAGGCTTTGATCCTGATGCAGATATGGCACTTGTTCCATATAAG GCTAGCACACAGCCAACTCTACCAGTGCAGAATAATGGTGGCACTCAGGAGGAGAATTCAAA agCTCAACTGCTTAGAGTGTTAGAGACGCGCAGAACAGTATTACGTAAAGAGCAGGCTATGGCATTTGCACGGGCTGTAGCAGCAGGGTTTGATACTGACAACTTGGTGTATTTGATCACATTTGCAGAGCGTTTTGGTGCTTCTCGCTTGAT GAAGGCATGTACACAATTCATTGGGCTGTGGAAGCAAAAGCATGAAACTGGACAATGGATTGAGGTTGAACCTGAAGCAATGTCTGCACGCTCCGAATTTCCTCCTTTTAATCCTTCTGGCATAATGTTTATGGGGGACAGCATGAAGCAAACTATGGAAACAATGTCTGTTTCCAATGGAGATGCAAGCGAAGATGCTTCTAAAGCAG ATCAGAGGACAACTCAGCATTCTGGAGCTCCCCATGAGTTCTTCCATGGTCCATATCAGTCAGCATATCCACCGTGGGCTATGCATCCGCCTTACTCTATGCAAGGCATGCCTTACTATCCTGGAATGAACCCATATTACCCTCCCCCCTACCCCCCAATCGATGATACCAGGTACCGCCACTCAGAAAGGAGAGTATCAAAGAAATACTCCTCAGATAGCAAGGACTCAGAAACTTCAGATGACGAAAGTGACCAGAGCGGTTCAGAGAGGGATATTTCTTATGGTCACAGGTCCCATAACAAGAATAAAAGGACAGGCAAGAAGCCCAGTGTGGTTGTCATACGGAACATAAATGTAACATCGAAAAGGCATGGATCATCAGAGATTGAATCACAAATAGGTTCAGATGTAGCATCTGAGGACAGTGATGATCTGAACACCAAGTCcagaaagaaaaagaataagagcTCAAGTTCAAAGAAGAAAGATGCTAGAAAGATCATTCTTGAGTCTGTTGATGATTATAATAAGGATGAAATGTCGTATGGGCAAGATGGAGATCAAGGGAACTGGAATGTCTTCCAAAGTTTCCTGCTAAGAGCTGATGAGAGGACAAGAGATAATGATGCTGAACTATTCACCACTGAAAACAAACCACCCCCAGCAAGGAAGGAGAGCACAAGCATTGATGATTCTATTCTCTTGACAGAGCAAGATTCTGCTGGTGCCAATGAACGTAATACAGCAGGTTTCAACATAGAAAATGGGAGGACTAGGCCGCATCAGATGCTGTCTGGTGATGAGCTTATGATGTCTAGGCAAGGTAGTGGTGTTGCTAGTGATGGCATAAAGGAGATTGAAGGTGGAGATGCAAGATACAGGAGAGGAGCAAGTGATGACTTCATGATATATGGGCAAGAAAAGTCAACAGACAGAGGGAGTTGTTTAGACCCTCTTGCGGAAGCACAGTACAAGAACCCCACACTGGTGGAAAAAAATGCGCACAGCATGGCAGATGAGTCCTTCATGATACCTCTTAGGTTCACCTCAGATGATAATCTTGGACCAGAAAGTCATACTGCCATTGACATAGATGTTGAGCTTCCCTCAACTGTTCAGAAGATATCAGATGCTAAAGCTGGTGGTCAGCTTTTCTATGAGCCAGATGAGTTGATGCCAGAGCGTGTATGCGAAAACATTTCCTTTGGATATGATCCAGCAATGGATTATAATGAGATGCAGAGCCAACCTGCTTCCATGGTTGAAGATTCACCTGTGGAAGAGGCAGCGTTGACCAATGCTGATGAAGTAAAGAAGCCAGAGAAAGATAAGAGGATAAGAAGTTCACAGGAGAGTTCGGATAAACGAAGGAAAGATGCTTCAGTGAGGAGATTATCATCGTCAAAGGGCCCAATGACTGATGCACAGAAGCGTGCACAAAACTTGCGATTATATAAAGCGGATCTTCAAAAGGCAAAGAAAGAGCAG GAAGAGGAACAGATGAAACGGCTAGAGAGGCTTAAGCTGGAGAGGCAAAAGAGAATTGCGGCAAGAAGTAGCACTTCCAGTGCATCAACCACACTGCAGCAACCCAAAGTGAAACCTTCTTTCAAGGTTTCTCCTAGTACCTACAAGAGCTCAAAGTTCAGTGATGCAGAACCTGCATCCTCTTCACCTCTCAGAAAAGTTCCTGCCAAAACTACCCCAGGAACTGATCCCCATCCCCAAAAAACAGCAAAAGCAAGCAAACTAATTGGTAATACAAATGCAGTTAGTAAATCAACCCCATCATTGACAGATATGAAGGAGAAAAGTGGGAAAGCCGAATCATCCAGTGAGCGATTGAAAAAACTTGCTGAACCTAAAACCAGCAGTTTTACTGACCATCCTTCGAATCTCAAGTCAGCAAGCGTGGACCACCCACGGAGAAGAAGCATGCCACAGGATACCCAAAGAAAGAAAATTTCAGCTATAATGCAACTTGACCAGAGTAAATCAGCAACACTACCAGAACTGAAAGTCAAATCCCCACAAGCTCCTGCTGTTGTGAATAATGCAATAGCTACGAAAGAAAAGAAAGTGGTTTCACATGGAGGTAAAGCTCCTACAACAGAAACTGCTGGTGTAAAGAAAATTAATGGTAACATTTCAAGGATGAACAGCAGTGATGACAGTGTGGTGGTTGAGAAAACTGTTGTGATGCTTGAAAATGAGGTGGTTTCAACACCTCCAGTCACTCTACATTCTGGAAGAAATTCAGCAAAGGAAACTTCTAGTGATGACAGGACAGAGAAGCCCAGTCCAGAATTGGATTATACTGCCATCAGAGgtccaccttctccacataTTCTTCCGGATGCTGAGAGCCCTGTCACCAATGGACCTGATGACCAGGGGAACTCATACGAG GTGGTGACTGAGTGTCGAAAGGATGAACCTGAGAGGCCATCCTTGGCTGCCGTGGAGAAACCCTACCAGGCCCCTTTTGCTAGGGTGACATCGCTGGAGAATGCTTCAGACTACAGTCCATTGCCTGTGCAAGAATCAAAATTGCTTGTGCCTTCACATAGCATTAAGGCTCGAGTACCTGAGCCTGTGCACTCTTCAGTTGACTGCAATGAGGTAAATGAAAAACCTCGAAGCAAAGAGCCAAAAGGATTTAGGAAACTTTTGAAATTTGGCAGGAAAAGCCACACTTCAGCCTTGGCAGAGGGTGCAATGGATTCCGATGCGTCATCAATTGATGAATCCCCGGCGGGAGACG GGTCGATGCTGAAGAATCTCATTTCACAAGAGGACTCTGGTGCTTCTTCTAAAG CTTCTCGGTCGTTTTCCCTGCTGTCACCATTCCGCAGCAAGCATAAGGTGATTGTACTGTGA